Proteins encoded by one window of Chondromyces crocatus:
- a CDS encoding type I polyketide synthase → MADLSNREAAQGIDIRRVIIAWLSAKLGIAAERMNPRERFSRHGVTSAMAAELMTHLAGVLGQRLPATLLWDHPTVEALARHLEGAEQPRTAMRGQGLRMARSTAPDEPIAIVGLSCRTPGAEDPDALWALLARGGDALTAPPPDRWGAGEANGGGLPPRGGFLRQVEGFDPLSFGISPREAIAMDPQQRLMLELTWEALDDAGQPVDALRGTNAGVFFGAMWSEYGRFSCARSDLIGPHTATGMDSSIISARVSYTFGLAGPSLTVNSACSSSLVAVHLACQSLRRGECAVALAGGVNLMLLPESTMAMARFGGLSPNGRSRAFDAGADGYARGEGAGVVVLKPLSRALADGDPIYCVIRGSAVNNDGFSNGLTAPNPAAQEDVLRAACADAGVSPGSIHYVEAHGTGTALGDPIEAKALGAVLGEGRDELRPLLVGSIKTNIGHLEAAAGIAGLIKVALAMKNGMLPASLHFDEPNPEIPFDALKLRVQRETAPWPFADEAPRAGVSSFGFGGTNAHVILEGWRPAAQILPLSASDPAGLVSHSERLVEQLDGGAPWEGVCLAAARRISKGSSRLAIVAQSGGELAARLRQGAESPPHTKRRLVWVFSGNGGQWAGMGRSLLRTEPLFRAELARWDALFSPAIGGSIVDWLAAGEDDEHLERADVQQPLLFALQAALSALWQSWGIKPDAVLGHSVGEVAAAYVAGALDAASAARVVLNRSRLQQAAAGQGAMAVVDLAPEALEPLLTPTAGAVVVAAINAPSSVVLSGETRALADIIEALESRGVTAQRVRVPVAYHSPQMDPVQTALAQALSGLDPRRAAVPILSTVTGAPIPGESLDATYWARNVREPVRFADAVQRAAADGDAVFLEVGPHPILARSIEQCLSGLQGGPVLGSLRRGEDDRRALLESLAALYSLGAEVRWEAVFGASGKEASLSPTLALDPRDDQAPEGRAELVVLSAPSAEALRALAASTSAKLSGGDAPLLTDVAYTSSIRRAALEHRAAVVARSRAEAAEALDAVSAGETRAGAASGRSAPAGPPGLAFVFSGQGPQHPQMGCALAAQEPVVRAKLDECAALIQQHAGWSLWDELKASEDRSRLGRTDIAQPALFALQVAVAALWRSWGITPSAVVGHSVGEIAAACVSGAIDLDEAMRVVIARGQAMQRAAGSGRMAAVEMNAAALGERLEAFGGKLSIAAYNAPTDTVVAGDPAALASLIASLGDEGVFARDLGVDFAFHTAQMDPHSAALAETLGPVAVRAGTVPLVSSTLGEEIAGADLVADYWARNIREPVRFGAAVEALLAHGIRVFVEVGPHPVLTHALLQVASGAGSAEVRALPSLRRDRDARAVMLGSLGELWVRGYPAALGALFPDGGRTTRLPAMPWQRERCWIDAPRTERLHAAASVDLHTEPPRIEPSRVEPSRVEPLRVETTRATPSSSEAERDALVQYYASLSARSHRWEHLRFGPFRQIPPDYSWVMTWAEPEQHPEDFRRVLGAIEEVWRFLFRGIDFGPMTHALDVGCGYSSDLLRLATENPHLKVHGYNISPDQIEIGRARAAAAGVGDRMTLFHRDSSRDELPGHYDLIIAFQVIHHIQDKAAVLANIGRHLRIGGLAVMAEILSNMSTPIDHPASTAYFTPKEQWAEDLARSGLRVVECVDLSQEVALFLHDDDFESKYAYLAERYDEASLHHLRGPNQLAGLLSRGLAIYALLRVQKEAYLTVDELLRINHAHLGAPTPYARVAGEALVQAEAQTHVEAKAPQGGPDWNAVLSASPGERRSALEDGLRRWVAGLLEIAPTRLAMDQPLRKLGVDSLLALQMRHLLASRFAVDVRTRDLLGGLSLGDVATQIVCALETRAADEDRGEGQSWEEGEI, encoded by the coding sequence ATGGCTGATCTGTCGAATCGCGAGGCGGCACAGGGAATCGACATCCGGCGCGTTATCATCGCGTGGCTGTCCGCGAAGCTCGGCATCGCGGCCGAGAGGATGAATCCTCGGGAGCGATTCTCTCGTCATGGCGTGACCTCCGCGATGGCAGCGGAGCTGATGACGCACCTCGCGGGCGTGCTCGGCCAACGGTTGCCCGCGACGCTCCTCTGGGATCATCCAACCGTGGAGGCCCTCGCGCGCCATCTCGAAGGCGCGGAGCAGCCCCGCACAGCGATGCGAGGTCAGGGCCTCAGGATGGCCCGTTCGACAGCGCCGGACGAGCCGATCGCGATCGTGGGGCTCTCATGCCGCACCCCGGGCGCCGAGGACCCCGACGCGCTGTGGGCGCTGCTCGCACGCGGCGGCGACGCACTCACCGCGCCACCGCCGGATCGATGGGGTGCTGGCGAGGCGAACGGCGGAGGCTTGCCGCCGAGAGGTGGCTTCCTGCGCCAGGTGGAAGGCTTCGATCCGCTTTCGTTCGGCATCTCGCCTCGCGAGGCAATCGCCATGGATCCACAGCAACGGCTCATGCTGGAGCTGACCTGGGAGGCGCTCGACGACGCCGGGCAGCCCGTCGACGCGCTGCGAGGTACGAACGCGGGTGTCTTCTTCGGGGCGATGTGGAGCGAGTATGGCCGCTTCTCGTGCGCGCGGTCGGATCTGATTGGCCCGCACACCGCGACGGGCATGGACTCGAGCATCATCTCCGCGCGCGTCTCCTACACGTTCGGGCTCGCAGGCCCGAGCCTCACGGTCAACAGCGCCTGCTCCTCCTCACTCGTCGCCGTCCACCTCGCATGCCAGAGCCTGCGCCGCGGCGAGTGCGCGGTGGCGCTCGCGGGGGGCGTGAACCTCATGCTGCTGCCCGAGAGCACGATGGCGATGGCCCGGTTTGGAGGGCTATCTCCGAACGGCCGCTCCAGAGCGTTCGACGCAGGGGCCGATGGGTACGCGCGCGGCGAGGGTGCGGGCGTCGTCGTGCTGAAGCCGCTGTCGCGAGCGCTCGCAGACGGCGACCCGATCTACTGCGTCATCCGCGGGAGCGCCGTCAACAACGACGGATTCAGCAATGGCCTGACCGCACCCAACCCTGCAGCGCAGGAGGACGTACTGCGCGCTGCGTGCGCGGACGCAGGCGTCTCGCCGGGCAGCATCCACTATGTAGAGGCTCACGGCACAGGGACGGCGCTCGGCGATCCCATCGAAGCCAAGGCGCTCGGCGCGGTCCTGGGCGAAGGAAGGGATGAGCTTCGCCCTCTCCTCGTCGGCTCGATCAAGACGAACATCGGTCACCTGGAGGCCGCCGCCGGGATCGCAGGTCTCATCAAGGTGGCGCTCGCGATGAAGAACGGCATGCTCCCAGCCAGCCTTCATTTCGACGAGCCGAACCCCGAGATCCCCTTCGACGCCCTGAAGCTCCGCGTGCAGCGCGAGACGGCCCCCTGGCCCTTCGCAGACGAGGCGCCGCGCGCCGGGGTGAGCTCCTTCGGCTTCGGCGGCACGAACGCGCACGTGATCCTGGAGGGGTGGAGACCAGCCGCGCAGATCCTCCCGCTTTCGGCGTCGGATCCAGCGGGACTCGTGAGCCACTCAGAGCGGCTCGTCGAGCAGCTCGACGGTGGGGCGCCCTGGGAGGGTGTCTGTCTCGCCGCGGCGCGGCGGATCTCGAAGGGTTCCAGCCGTCTCGCGATCGTCGCGCAGTCTGGAGGCGAGCTCGCGGCACGCCTTCGCCAGGGTGCGGAGAGCCCCCCGCACACAAAGCGGCGCCTCGTCTGGGTGTTCTCCGGCAATGGTGGCCAGTGGGCCGGCATGGGGAGGTCGCTCCTCCGCACAGAGCCCCTGTTCCGAGCCGAACTCGCACGGTGGGACGCCCTGTTCTCACCAGCGATCGGTGGCTCGATCGTCGACTGGCTCGCGGCAGGCGAGGACGACGAGCACCTCGAACGGGCGGACGTGCAGCAGCCACTCCTCTTCGCGCTCCAGGCGGCGCTGTCCGCGCTCTGGCAGTCGTGGGGGATCAAGCCGGACGCCGTGCTCGGACACAGCGTCGGCGAGGTGGCCGCCGCGTACGTGGCCGGGGCGCTCGACGCAGCGTCGGCGGCGCGCGTGGTCCTGAATCGCAGCCGACTGCAGCAAGCGGCTGCCGGGCAGGGCGCGATGGCGGTCGTCGACCTCGCGCCCGAGGCGCTCGAACCGCTGCTCACTCCGACCGCGGGCGCCGTGGTGGTGGCCGCCATCAACGCCCCGTCCTCCGTCGTCCTCTCCGGCGAGACACGCGCGCTCGCCGACATCATCGAGGCACTGGAAAGCCGCGGGGTCACGGCCCAGCGCGTGCGGGTCCCTGTCGCCTACCACAGCCCCCAGATGGATCCCGTGCAAACGGCGCTCGCGCAGGCCCTCTCCGGGCTCGACCCACGCCGCGCAGCCGTGCCGATCCTCTCGACCGTGACGGGCGCCCCCATCCCGGGCGAATCCCTGGATGCCACCTACTGGGCGCGTAACGTGCGGGAGCCCGTCCGCTTCGCCGACGCCGTGCAGCGAGCCGCAGCAGACGGCGACGCCGTGTTCCTCGAAGTGGGTCCACACCCCATCCTCGCGCGGTCCATCGAGCAGTGCCTCTCGGGGCTTCAAGGTGGTCCGGTGCTCGGCTCCCTGCGTCGCGGGGAAGACGATCGGCGCGCACTGCTCGAATCGCTGGCTGCCCTGTACTCCCTCGGTGCCGAGGTGCGCTGGGAAGCGGTGTTCGGGGCCAGCGGAAAGGAAGCGTCGCTCTCGCCCACGCTGGCCCTCGATCCGCGTGACGACCAGGCGCCCGAGGGCAGGGCCGAGCTCGTCGTGCTGTCGGCGCCCTCGGCCGAAGCGCTGCGCGCGCTCGCGGCGAGCACCTCGGCCAAGCTCTCGGGGGGCGACGCTCCCCTGCTCACCGATGTCGCGTATACCAGCTCGATACGGCGGGCCGCGCTGGAGCACCGCGCGGCGGTGGTGGCGCGCTCCCGGGCGGAGGCGGCCGAGGCGCTGGATGCCGTGAGCGCGGGCGAGACACGCGCAGGCGCGGCGTCGGGCCGATCGGCGCCCGCAGGCCCACCGGGGCTCGCCTTCGTGTTCTCCGGCCAGGGTCCGCAACACCCACAGATGGGCTGCGCGCTCGCCGCCCAAGAGCCCGTCGTCCGGGCCAAGCTGGACGAGTGCGCGGCGCTCATCCAGCAGCACGCGGGCTGGTCGCTCTGGGACGAACTGAAAGCCAGCGAGGACCGATCGCGACTCGGTCGCACGGACATCGCGCAGCCCGCGTTGTTCGCGCTGCAGGTGGCCGTGGCGGCGCTCTGGCGCTCGTGGGGAATCACGCCGTCCGCGGTCGTCGGACACAGCGTCGGAGAAATCGCGGCGGCCTGCGTCAGCGGCGCGATCGATCTCGACGAGGCCATGCGCGTGGTCATCGCGCGTGGGCAGGCGATGCAGCGCGCCGCCGGCTCGGGACGCATGGCGGCCGTCGAGATGAATGCGGCCGCGCTCGGCGAGAGGCTCGAAGCCTTCGGAGGAAAGCTCTCCATCGCGGCCTACAACGCGCCGACGGACACCGTGGTGGCCGGAGATCCCGCGGCCCTCGCCTCGCTCATCGCATCGCTCGGCGACGAGGGCGTGTTCGCGCGTGATCTCGGCGTCGACTTCGCCTTCCACACCGCCCAGATGGATCCGCACAGCGCCGCGCTGGCCGAGACGCTCGGGCCCGTCGCGGTGCGGGCCGGCACCGTGCCGCTCGTCTCGTCGACCCTGGGCGAAGAGATCGCTGGCGCGGATCTCGTTGCGGACTACTGGGCCCGGAACATCCGGGAGCCCGTCCGCTTCGGAGCAGCGGTCGAGGCACTCCTCGCGCACGGCATCCGTGTCTTCGTCGAGGTCGGCCCCCACCCCGTCCTCACCCACGCGCTCCTCCAGGTCGCGAGCGGTGCTGGCAGCGCCGAGGTTCGCGCCTTGCCCTCACTGCGGCGGGATCGCGACGCACGCGCAGTGATGCTCGGCTCCCTCGGGGAACTCTGGGTGCGCGGCTACCCTGCCGCCCTCGGCGCCCTGTTCCCTGACGGTGGTCGCACCACCCGGCTGCCGGCCATGCCGTGGCAGCGGGAGCGCTGCTGGATCGACGCCCCTCGCACCGAGCGGCTCCACGCGGCGGCCTCGGTCGACCTTCACACCGAGCCGCCCCGCATCGAGCCATCCCGCGTCGAGCCATCCCGCGTCGAGCCCCTGCGCGTGGAGACAACGCGTGCGACGCCATCCTCCTCGGAAGCCGAGCGGGACGCGCTCGTGCAGTACTACGCATCGCTCTCCGCCCGCTCGCACCGCTGGGAGCACCTGCGCTTCGGCCCGTTCCGGCAGATCCCACCCGACTACTCCTGGGTGATGACCTGGGCCGAGCCGGAGCAGCACCCGGAAGATTTCCGGCGCGTGCTCGGCGCCATCGAGGAAGTGTGGCGGTTCCTCTTCCGCGGCATCGACTTCGGACCCATGACGCACGCCCTCGATGTCGGCTGCGGGTACTCCTCGGACCTCCTGCGCCTCGCCACCGAGAACCCCCACCTGAAGGTCCACGGCTACAACATCTCCCCCGACCAGATCGAGATCGGCCGCGCCCGCGCCGCGGCGGCAGGGGTCGGCGACCGCATGACGCTGTTCCACCGCGACAGCTCGCGCGACGAGCTCCCTGGCCATTACGATCTCATCATCGCCTTCCAGGTCATTCACCACATCCAGGACAAGGCCGCGGTGCTCGCGAACATCGGCCGGCACCTCAGGATCGGCGGGCTCGCGGTCATGGCCGAGATCCTCTCGAACATGTCGACGCCCATCGATCACCCGGCATCGACCGCCTATTTCACACCGAAGGAGCAGTGGGCCGAGGACCTCGCGCGGAGCGGCCTCAGGGTCGTCGAGTGCGTCGACCTGAGCCAGGAGGTCGCGCTCTTCCTCCACGACGACGACTTCGAGAGCAAGTATGCCTACCTCGCCGAACGCTACGACGAGGCCTCCCTGCACCACCTGCGCGGGCCGAACCAGCTCGCGGGTCTCCTCTCGCGGGGGCTCGCCATCTACGCGCTGCTGCGGGTGCAGAAGGAGGCATACCTGACCGTGGACGAGCTCCTCCGGATCAACCACGCGCACCTCGGAGCACCGACGCCCTATGCGCGCGTCGCCGGAGAGGCGCTGGTACAGGCCGAGGCGCAGACGCACGTCGAGGCGAAGGCCCCTCAGGGCGGCCCGGACTGGAACGCCGTGCTCTCGGCCTCGCCCGGGGAGCGACGATCTGCGCTGGAGGACGGTCTGCGGCGCTGGGTCGCGGGCCTCCTGGAGATCGCGCCGACCCGGCTCGCCATGGACCAGCCGCTCCGGAAGCTCGGCGTCGACTCTCTGCTCGCGCTCCAGATGCGCCACCTGCTCGCGAGCCGCTTCGCCGTCGACGTACGGACCCGCGATCTCCTGGGCGGCCTGAGCCTCGGCGACGTCGCGACGCAGATCGTGTGCGCGCTGGAGACCAGGGCAGCGGACGAAGACCGGGGCGAGGGACAGTCGTGGGAAGAGGGAGAGATCTGA